In Brevibacillus marinus, the genomic window ACAAGAAGAACATTCGACCTGTTGTCATAAAAGAGGTTGAAAAGTTTCGAGATTGTGGTAACCCAAGGACAGGATTTAAGCTGTTTGTGTGCGAAGGATGTCATGATGTACGCAGAGTTCCCTATCGGTGCAAGGGGAGATTTTGTACAACCTGTTCGGTTGGGGAGACGGAGGAGTGGAGTCGCCTCTTGGAGGAAGAGGTGTTTCAGGTACATCATCGTCATGTGATCCTGACGATTGACGAGGGGTTACGTGTCGTTTTCCTCAAGCATCGTGAATTGCTAAAAGTCTTTATGGATGAAGGGGCGCGGCTTGTAAAAGAGTATTTTGAGAAAAAACATAAAGTAACTCCTGGGATTATTGTCGGATTACATACATTTGGTTCGAAGATGAACTTTAATCCGCACCTTCACATGCTCGTCACCATGGGGGGAATGAAGAACAACGGGGAATGGAAAACGTATGATTTCATTCCGTTTGAAATGCTGCGCAAGCAGTGGCAAACCATTGTGTTGAAGTTGATCCGTCGAATGTTATCGGAAGAAGAAAAAAAGAAAATACAGCCACTTTTGCAAAAAGCCTACTCTGCCAATGGAGAAGGCTTCTATGTGTATGCCCCAAAACAAAAAGGGAACATCAAGGCGCAATTGGGGTATATTGGTCGTTATATTCGTCGACCTGCGATTGCGATCCGACGGATCGAGGAATATGACGGACAGTATGTAACGTATCGTTACCATGACAAGACAGATGGACAAGAGAAAACAGAAATGGACCTCTGTCAATAAAATGGACACAAAAAATTGAGAGAACTATGCAGAAAGACGGTACATACGTTCGCATTGATTGGGCGTCATGTACCCAATGGCAGAGTGAATCCGTTTCCCATTGTAGAAACAAGTGATATATTCAAAGATGCGCTTTTTCGCCTGTTCACGCGTTTGGAATTTTTCCAAATAAATCAGTTCCTTCTTCAGCACGCTGTGAAAGGACTCGATGCAGGCATTATCGTAGCAGTTGCCTTTGCGGCTCATACTTCCCGTCATGTCGTACTTACGCAGACGCATCTGGTAGTCATGTGAAGCATATTGGCTGCCGCGATCGGAATGGTGCAGTACTCCGTTGCATGGCCGTTGAAGGCTGTACGCCTGATCCAACGCTTGGATGACCAGTTCCTTCGTCATCCGCTCGTCCATGTGAAAGCCGACGATTTTGCGTGTACACACATCCAAAATACTTGCCAGATACAGCCAGCCTTCGTCGGTCGGAATATACGTAATGTCCGCGATCCATACCTGATTCGGCGCTTCGGCTGTAAACTGTTGATTCAGCACATTCTCTTGCACCGGCAACTGATGATTCGAGTTGGTTGTTGCTTTGTATTTCTTCACTGTTCGAGATTTGAGGCCAAGCTCCTTCATGATCCGGGCAACGGTTTTCTCCGTCACGTGAACACCTTGTCCGTTCAGCACTTTGGTGATCTTCGGGCTGCCATATAGACCGCGCGAGTCCAGGAAAGCCCGGCGAATGTGCCGCTCCAACGCTTCCCGGCGTCTCTGACGCTCGGTTTGCTTGTCCCGGCCTTTCACCCAAGCATAGTAACCGCTTCGGGATACATCGAATACTTGGCACATCTTCGCAACACGGCACCGGAAGCGGTGTTCGTGAATAAAGGAATAAATCAGCGCCGGTCTTTCGCGAAGTAGTGCATCGCTTTTTTTAGGATCTCGTTCTCCTCTTCCAGGTCACCAATCCGTTTCTGCATGTCGCGTATCGCTTTGTCGTCAGGCTTTAGTTGCCCACTGCCTGGGAAGGCGTGCTGTCGGCTCCGCTTGTATTCCGCCATCCAGCGATACAGGGTGTTGTCGTTGATCCCCAGTTCCCGGGCGACCTGCGCCACCGGCTTACCTTCGTCCTGAATCATCCGGATCGTTTGCAGTTTGAATTCCTTGTCGTACGGTTTACCCATTTCGGACACCTCAAGTCGATTTGAATTTTATTTTCGCACTCTCGATACTCCGTGTCCACTTTCTAGTCTAGCATCATAACTCCGTGTAAAGAGGTTTGATGAAAGTCCAAAAAACGCTTGATGGAATGGCCCTGTTCGTCTCTCTCTTTCA contains:
- a CDS encoding IS3 family transposase (programmed frameshift), yielding MGKPYDKEFKLQTIRMIQDEGKPVAQVARELGINDNTLYRWMAEYKRSRQHAFPGSGQLKPDDKAIRDMQKRIGDLEEENEIPKKSDALLRERPALIYSFIHEHRFRCRVAKMCQVFDVSRSGYYAWVKGRDKQTERQRRREALERHIRRAFLDSRGLYGSPKITKVLNGQGVHVTEKTVARIMKELGLKSRTVKKYKATTNSNHQLPVQENVLNQQFTAEAPNQVWIADITYIPTDEGWLYLASILDVCTRKIVGFHMDERMTKELVIQALDQAYSLQRPCNGVLHHSDRGSQYASHDYQMRLRKYDMTGSMSRKGNCYDNACIESFHSVLKKELIYLEKFQTREQAKKRIFEYITCFYNGKRIHSAIGYMTPNQCERMYRLSA